The Populus nigra chromosome 14, ddPopNigr1.1, whole genome shotgun sequence genome has a segment encoding these proteins:
- the LOC133672319 gene encoding alkane hydroxylase MAH1-like, with the protein MIACGTLSMASLGLLEIFLAIVAVAIFCCFSNKKKRLPRNWPLVGMLPDSIRNLHRPYERIAEVIQLSGGSFIYKSLWFFSPNVLNTVDPANIHYIMSSNFSNFPKGSMFSRIFDILGDGIFNADSHLWKNQRKLAHVLINHQQFQRFLVKSSWNKVEKGLIPVLEHVAKQGSVVDLQDVFQRFTFDITSILVTGYDPGCLSIEFPQVEFSKAMDNAEEAIFYRHLWPEIFLKLQRWLGFGQEQKLKEAWQTLDHMVAEYISRKREKLSKKTTTIEDEDGVDLLTSYMSHPEIMGLKTDDKFLRDTIVNFFLAGRDTTSSALTWFFWLVSQNPQVESKIRQELKATMPAEERENWRLFSTQELSNLVYLHGALCETLRLYPPVPFQHKEPLKSDVLPSGHRVGPNMMVLFSVYVMGRMTSIWGPDCLEFKPERWISDSGKIKHEPSYKFLAFNAGPRTCLGRGVAFTQMKAVAAAIIHNYQVHVVEGHPVAPSSSIILHMKHGLKVSLSRKWI; encoded by the coding sequence ATGATAGCTTGTGGGACACTTTCAATGGCATCACTAGGGCTTCTTGAAATCTTCTTAGCAATTGTTGCCGTGGCCATCTTTTGCTGtttcagcaacaaaaaaaagaggctgCCGAGGAACTGGCCGCTTGTAGGAATGCTGCCAGATTCTATCCGGAACCTCCACCGGCCATATGAAAGGATCGCAGAGGTTATACAGCTAAGTGGGGGCAGTTTTATATACAAAAGCCTCTGGTTTTTTAGCCCTAACGTCTTGAACACTGTGGATCCAGCCAACATACATTACATAATGAGCTCAAACTTCTCAAACTTTCCAAAGGGGTCTATGTTCTCTAGAATATTTGATATTCTTGGAGATGGTATTTTCAATGCTGATTCACACTTGTGGAAGAATCAGAGGAAACTTGCTCACGTGTTGATTAATCACCAGCAGTTTCAGAGGTTCTTGGTGAAGAGTAGCTGGAATAAGGTGGAGAAAGGGCTCATTCCAGTCCTTGAGCATGTGGCTAAGCAAGGCTCAGTGGTAGACTTACAAGATGTGTTCCAAAGGTTTACATTTGATATCACTTCCATACTGGTAACTGGGTATGACCCAGGATGCCTCTCCATTGAATTCCCTCAAGTTGAATTCTCAAAGGCAATGGATAATGCTGAAGAAGCAATATTTTATAGGCATCTCTGGCCAGAAATATTTTTGAAGCTACAAAGGTGGCTAGGGTTTGGACAAGAGCAGAAACTGAAAGAAGCTTGGCAAACGCTGGATCATATGGTAGCAGAATATATatcaaggaaaagggaaaaactCAGCAAGAAAACCACAACGATAGAAGATGAAGATGGTGTTGACTTGTTAACGTCATACATGAGTCATCCTGAAATCATGGGATTAAAAACAGACGACAAATTTCTAAGAGACACCATTGTAAATTTCTTTCTAGCAGGGAGAGACACCACTAGCTCTGCTCTTACTTGGTTTTTCTGGCTTGTTTCTCAGAATCCTCAAGTAGAAAGCAAGATTAGACAAGAGTTAAAAGCAACCATGCCAGCAGAAGAAAGGGAGAATTGGAGGCTATTTAGCACACAAGAGCTAAGCAATTTAGTTTATCTCCATGGGGCCCTGTGTGAAACGTTAAGGCTTTATCCACCTGTCCCATTCCAGCATAAGGAACCTCTAAAGTCAGATGTCCTTCCATCGGGGCACCGTGTCGGTCCGAACATGATGGTGCTATTTTCCGTGTATGTGATGGGAAGGATGACATCAATATGGGGACCAGATTGCTTAGAATTTAAGCCAGAAAGGTGGATCTCTGACAGTGGAAAGATCAAACATGAACCCTCATACAAGTTTTTAGCTTTCAATGCTGGTCCAAGGACTTGTTTGGGGAGAGGTGTTGCTTTCACTCAAATGAAGGCAGTAGCAGCTGCTATAATCCACAACTACCAAGTTCACGTGGTGGAAGGCCACCCTGTGGCTCCTAGTAGCTCCATCATTCTTCATATGAAGCATGGCTTAAAGGTCAGTCTTTCAAGGAAATGGATCTGA